The stretch of DNA TGGGCGTGCGGTCAAGAATAAAGGGGTTTTTGGTTTGGCCGCCCCGGCTGCTCCAGCCACTGGTGCTACGCGTAGAGCGGAAGTTGGCCCACTCGCTGAGGTTGGTTTTGCCCAGCACCACGGCGCCAGCCTCACGCAGCTTTTTAATGATAAATGCATCCTGCGCGGCTTTGTGGCCGGCCAGGGCCAAAGAGCCCGCGGTGGTTTGCTGCTTATCGGCGGTATCAATGTTGTCTTTGATAAGCACCGGAATACCGTGTAGCGGTCCGTGCACTTTGCCGTCTTTGCGCTCTTTATCCAAGGCATCAGCAATGGCCAGGGCATCGGGGTTTACCTCAATAACAGAGTTAAGCGTTGGGCCGGCTTTATCAATGGCCTCAATGCGCTTTAAATAAAGCTCCGTAATGGAGCGGGCACTCATGGCCCCACTGCTCATTTTTTTCTGCAGATCCTGCACGGTAGCCTCATTGAGCTCAAAGGCATCGGCTGGGGCGTTGCCCTCGGTGGTGCCCTCAATAGCGGCTGTTTGAGAAGTATCGGTGGAGCACGCTCCGAGGGAGAAGGTGGAAAGGGCCAGGCTCGCGAGGGAGCCATTGCGCAGGAAAATTCGGCGGTTCATGAAGTAGGAGTTTATGCCTTTAAGATACTGCCCCGATTTGCTCCTTCACTACTCTAAGCCAGAAATTCTTCTGCTTATACCGGGCAGCGTGCCAGCCATGCCTTCTGCCGGAAACGTGCAAAATCTGGCGCATTACCGTCCGGGCTAATGAGCTAAGCGTATGATTGACTGCTTATTCAGTCTTTATTCTTTGCCATGCTTCACTTTCTTCCTTCCCGTTTCATTATGCAACGCGCCTTACTTCTGCTGGCGGTGAGCGGCAGCTTACTGGTTTCTGCCTCCAGCTGCTCCGATGATGACGACAACGATAACAGCCCTACTCCGCCCGAAGCGGTAGCTTTCACCCAGGCCAACCTCTACCCCGAAGGAGTGCAGTACGACGCCAAAAACAACCGGTATCTAGTGAGCTCCCAAACAAGCGGCACGGTAGGCCAGGTGCGGGATGATGGTACGTATAGTGCCTTTGCCGAAAATACCGCGTTGGTTTCCAGTATTGGCATGAACCTCGACGACAGCAGGAACCGCCTGCTGGTGGCGGTATCAGACCCCGGTTACAACTCCCAGCGTACTTCTGCGGCTACTCAGCGCAAGCTGGCGCGGCTGGCTATCTTCAACCGCGATAATGGCCAACTGCTTTCTACCGTTGACTTGGGTGGCCTACGGCCGGCCCTAAACCACTTTGCCAATGATATTGCCGTTGATGCCCAGGGCAATGCTTACGTAACCGACAGCTTCTCTCCCATTATTTATAAGGTGGATGCGCAAGGCACCGCTACTGTATTTCTGGAGAACACGCAGTTGGCGGCACCGGCGAGCATGTTTGGGCTCAATGGCATTGTATTCCACCCTGATGGCTACCTGCTAGTGGCTAAATCCGACGAGGGCGCTCTGTTTAAAGTGCCCATCAGCAACCCAGCTGGCTTTACCAAAGTTACGGTTAGTCAAGACCTAAAGGGCGCCGATGGCATGCTGCTTCAAGATAATAATACGCTGCAGGTGGTAACCAATGCGCAAGCCAAAGTGTACCGCCTCACCACCACCAATGCCTGGGGCGCGGCTACCGTGTCGGGTACGTTTACTACGCCACCTCAATACCCTACCACGCTGGCCCGCCGTGAGGGCTCCGATAGCTACGTGCTATACTCTAACCTGAACGCACTGCAGGCCAATCAAACCCCGCCGGTATCGGTGTTCACTATTGCGCGGGTGCGCTTTTAGCCCCGTTTTCAAACCTCACTAAGCCTCCCACACGCATCATGCCCGAACACGTGTGCCTTTGCTAGGCCACCTGTTCGGGCATGATGCGTGTGGGGGAGTGCCGGACTTTACATGCTGGCGAGCTGCTGGCGTAATTGCTGCACCTCGCGCTCTAGCTCCAGATTCCGGAACGTCACCTTCACTTCTAAGTCGTCGTAGGCCTGTTGCAACTCCTGCTCCCGCTTGCGCAAGGCCAGCTCGGTCATTTTCTGTTCATGAATATCGGTGCAGGTACCGTACCACTGCGTAATCTGGCCGTCTTCGTCGCGCTGCGGCTGAGCCTGGCCGAGAAACCAACGGTAGTCGTTATTCTTTGACTTAAAACGGTACTCAATCTCATAGAACTCGCCGGTTGCCAGGGAACGGCCCCATACTTCGCGGGCCCGCATGCGGTCATCGGGGTGCAGGAGGTTGTTCCACATATCCGGCCCCACACTGTCGGCCAGGGTGTAGCCCGTAAAATCGGTCCAGCGCTGATTGAAGTAGGTATGGAAGCCCGTGGGGTCAGTAAACCACACGAGCTGCGGAATCATATCGGCCAAAAAGCGAAAGGCATCGTTGTGGGTCGTTTCTACGGCTGGCTCCATTGCAGTGAATGTGACAGTTAATAGGATGGCTGCGCGAGCTGCAGCTCCATCCCCGATTGGAAATACAAGTTCAACTGGCTGTGCAGCCCATCAGCAGAGCGGCGCAGGCGGGTAACGAGGGCCCGGGTTTTCTCGGCGGCCAGGTCTAACTCCAGGTAGGGGCGGTTCAGCAGGCCGTCGCGTTCTACCTTCCAGCTGCCTTGGTTATGCAGCTCCGGCGTCTGGATTTCCATGAGCCCAGGCTGCAGCCGGAATACAGTGGCCTGCGCCAATGCCGATGCCGGGTCAGTACGGTTTAGCACGCGGTCGGCCACCGTCCATTCCCCAGTCAGGTACTCGTCGGGGAGTTGTTGCAGATTGACGTCGAAAAGCAGTTCTGACATATAAACACGACATGTTCCGGGGCATCACAACCGGCTATACGGCCTAAACGAGTTGCTTGCGCTACCGGTCACACTATGGCTATAAGTGGCGGCAGGTAACAGTACTAAAGGATAAAAATACGAAATAGTTCAGCTCATACTTTCCTGTCGCTATATATCTTTGATACAAAGCGCAATAAAATTATTTATAGGTCTGCACCGTACCAGTGTCCCATATTTAACGCACTTTTCTGCCCTTGCTCGCAGCTATAACACATTTACACGCCTGTAAGTAATACCAGCTAGTGCAGCAGGTCACGGCACTGCAATTCCGCATCAAGCAGAGAAGGTGCCAGCAGCAGGCTTCTATCGGAGCGGCCGGCTTTTAAAGATTCTGGTGGGTGGCATATTACTAGCGTAATATGCTGCTGCTGAAGCCAGGCGGCATAATGCCGCAGAATTGCCACTACAGTGGCGCTTAACTGCTGTACCTGGCTGCAGTCAATCCAAATGCTGGCTTTGCCACTGCGACAGGCTAACTGCAGGGCCTCCGTGAGCAGTAAAACCGCCACCGATGAATCATCCGATTCTGTTAAAATAAGCAAACAACTATTTGGTAAATTTTCCTGATACACCCGCATACCTTCCTAAATCAGCCCACCTATTCTTTTCAACTATCCTCCCCGAAGAGCGCTGCGCCTCTCTCACTCTTAGCCTACTCTGCCTTAACCACTTACCCAGCCGTACAATGTAGGTACAAATGCCCTATCTGTACAGCCTTCTCCTTAATTATGTTACGTTATTACCACTGCGGGCAGCAAGAATTTTAGGTGTTCCGCGGCTGCTCTGCCGTGAGCATGAATAAACCAACTTTACCCTCCCGGCTGAACTCACATTCAATCAGGCTATAGTACAGCTGTTAGGCGGGGCAAAGCTACGGCTTTCAAGCAGGCTATCTACCCATTTAATACGTATTATGCAGTGTAAACGCCCTTTTTTGTACGTATTTATCGCAGTTTGTCTGGCGGCGGCACCTAGGCCACTGGCAACTGTATATTCACAATGGTACCGTGCCCCGGCCTCGACTCCAGGCTGAACTGCCCGTTGAGCAGCTCTACCCGGCTACGGATGCTACTCAGCCCAATACCAGTTATCTTACTCAGGCGCTGATTATCAAACCCAACGCCATCATCCTCCACGCTTAGGTGCAGATGGTCGTCTTCTTTCTCCAAGTAAATAAAGACTTCGCCCGCCTGGGCATGTTTCATAACATTGTTAAGCAGCTCCTGCACAATGCGATACACGGCAATTTGCAAGGTTCTGGGCAGATCACGGGGAATATGAGACTGTAGCCGGATGGGAGGCCGAGGAATGCGTTTCACCAGCTCTTTTACGGCCGTTTCCAGGCCAAAATCTTCTAACACCCCGGGGGTTAGCTCAAAGGAAATGCTGCGGGTAGTACGAATAGCTTCATCCAGCAGCCCAAAGCTGGGGCTGGAGCGCGGCAGCTCGGCAGTATGCTCTAAGTGCAGCTTAATGGCGTACAGCAGCTGACCAACGCCATTGTGCAGCGCCTCGGCAATACGGCGGCGCTCTTCCTCCTGAGCAGTCAGGATGGCCTCCAGCACCGCTTTTTGCTGGCGTAGCTTGAGGCGGGTAGTTTCAGCCAGCAGCTCTTCCCGCTCCGTTACGTCGCGCATGATAAGCAGGGCACCAATATGCTCCTCAGCCCGGGTGAGAGGCACCAGGTACAGGTCGAAGTAGCCACCTAGGGGGGTCATGTCTTTCATGGCCAGGCGCGTAACGGGCTCTCCGGCCAGCACCTGCGCTACCAGCTCTTGTAACCCAGCGTAGGGTTGGCCCAGAGGCGTTTCCCAGAGGCACTGGCCCAGGGCTTGGGCCGGGCTCACCCCCGTCTGTAACGCCGCCGTACGGTTCCAGGCCGTCACTTTCCCGTTCTGGTCGAGGGCCGCAATGGCATCTACGCTGCTGTCGAGTAAACGCTCAGTAAACTCTTTCTCAGAGCGCAGTTGTGCTTTTACCTGCTCTGAGGCAGTTACATCAAGGGAGAAGATAACGGCTTGCTGCTTTTGCTCATCAAAAAATCCGTAGTTCTGGTAGTACAGGTTTTCGCCATAAAACACGACGCTGGTAATAAAGCCAACATTCTGGCCGGCCAGTAACTTTTGCACGTGCTTGGCTGCGTTAGGGTACACCTCCAGTATGTTTTGGCCGGCCAGCTCATTATCTGCCATTCCCATCCGGCGTAGGCCGTGGCCCACAAGCTCCAGAATTTCGCCCCTGGGAGTCATGCGCCCCAGCACTACCGGGGTATTGCCCAGAATGTGCTCCAGAAGCCGGTTTTTGTAGTTCAATTCTTCCTGTTCCTGCCGACGCACGGTTACATCGCGGATGAGGCCAGTGAGGCGCCGCGGCTCTCCTGGCAGCACCTGGCCGCTGACCGTTACGTGGCGAATACTGCCATTAGGCCATATTACACGGTGCTCCAGATCAAAGGGCTGGTGCTGCTGCATAGCCTGCTGCAACACGGCTGTTGCGCGAGGTAGATCCTCGGGGTGGATTGCATTATGGAGCCTACTAAAAGGCACCGGATTAGCATCAAATGGATGGCCTATTATCTCCTGCGCACGCTGGTCCCAGTACAACTCATCCGACGTCAGTTCCCACACCCATACGCCCATACCTGAGCTTGCCAGTGCTAAGCGCAGCCGCTCCTCGCTGGCAATCAGGCGCTGCTCGTTGCGCTTGCGCTCCGTAACGTCGCGCCAGATCACGTGCATCACGGTACTGCTGTCTACTTCCAGCACCGTGAGCACAATCTCCAGCCACATATCCTCGCCATTCAGCCGCTGCTGGTACCACTCAAAGCGGTGGTTGCCCTGGCGCTGAGCTTGCTGCATATGCTGCTGCACGAGTTCAGTGGAACGCCGCCCACCCGGCTGAAAATCAGGAGATAAGTCTAGTATCTTTTTACCAATTACCTGGCGTTTATCAACGGCACCAATTAGGCGCAGGGCCGCATCATTGCAGTCAATGTAACACTCATTTTCTACCAGCAGTACGGCATCTGAGCTTTTCTCAAACAATGTCCGGAAACGCAGCTCGCTGGCACCTAATGCTTTGGCAGCCTCCTGCTGGGGCGTTATGTCAATCACCACCAGGCGGCAGAATTGTTCTTCCAGCGCATCCTGAAACGCCAGCCCCTCCAGGCGCGCATAGAACGGCGAGCCATCGTGGCGGGCCATTTGCAGGGCGCACGTCTGCCGGAGCCCAGAGTGCCACACCTTATCCAGAAACTCGCCCAACTGGTTCCGATGCTCTGGGTTGATAAACAACCCAAAGCGCCTACCCAGTAAGCTGCGGCGCGGCAGGCCCAGCAGGTGGCTTAGGTGCAGGTTTAGCTGCCTGATTTCTCCTCTTCTCGTGAGTGTGCAGTATCCCACGGGCGCAAAGTCATACAAGTCAACGTACTGGCCGCGCATAGCTTCACTTTCCGCCTGCGCTCGTTGCAGTTCCTCATACTGCATTTCCAGCTCAATCTGATGGATTTGCAGCTCCTGGACTAGGCGCCGCACCTCCTCAGGCGTTTTCTCATCCATACTCTCCGCCACCAGACGGGTGCGTTCTGCCCGGTCGCGCAGGTGGCGCATGGCCGCCGAAGCATCTGGCATGTCTTGTTCTGGCGAGGGAAGGTTGGAGTCCATACTGGTTGTCCTGGTTGGGCTATTGCCGCGGCGCAGGCCGGATGATGACTGTTTAGTTACTTGCTACGCACGGGCACTCTGCAAGTTCTTGCGCTTACAGGATTTCGATACTGAGCAGTATCCGATCAGTTTTATTACCCTGGCTGGAGATGCGCCGCCCGTACAGCCGCAAATGGCGGTGGCCTACCTCCGGAAAGTCGGCTTGCAGCTCTAGGTTGTCAAACTCACGGGCTTCGCTGTTGATGAGCTTTAGCAGCCGGCGGTGCAAATCAGGCTGGCTCCAGGCCCCACCCGAAAGCGTGTTCAAGGACTCTCCTTTCACGGCCTCTGCATTCAGCTGAAACTGCGTGGCAAAGGCCCGGCTCACCGTTAGCACCCGCAGGTCGCGGTCGAGAGCCAGCAAAGGCTCGCGCACGGTTTCAATGATGCTCTCGGCAAAGCGGGCACTTTCCTGCAGCTGCTGTTCCAGACGCTTGAGGCTCGTTACCTCCGTAAAGGTGATTACGGCCCCACTGATGTAGTTATCGAGGGTGCGGTAGGGCAAAATGCGCATCACGTACCACTCCCCATTGTTGGACTGAATGTTAGACTCCAGCGTCAGGAGGCGGTTGAGCACCAGCTGCACGTCTTCGGCCAGGGCCGAGTGCTTCAGGTTGTTGGCAAAGTGCATAATGGGGCGCCCCACGTCAGTAGGCAGCAGGTTGATGATGCGCCCCACCGATGGCGTAAACCGCTTTATCACCATTTCATTATCCAGGAAGATGATGGCCAGCTCCGTAGAGTCGAGCAGGTTCTTCATGTCGTTGGCGGCCTGCGAGAGTTCATCGGTTTTGCTGAGGTACTGCATGTTCAGGGTCATGAGCTCCTCATTGAGGCTCTGCATCTCCTCCTTGTTGGTCATGGCCTCCTCATTGGTGCTTTGCAGCTCCTCGTTGGCGCTTTGCAGTTCCTCATTGGTGCTCTTAAGCTCCTCCACGCTGCTTTCCATTTCCTCAATGGTGGTTTGCAGCCGGAACTTAGTGTATTTAAGCTCCTTTTCCAGGGCCACCACCACGGCATCGCGCCCGTCAGGCTCCTGCAAGTCCAGCTTTTTGCGGCCCCGGTTACGCTTTGGCGATGGGAGGTCTTCAAACACCACCATCAGCAGCCCCGCCAGCGTATCCGGCTCCGAGAGGTACTTCACCGTAAGGCGGAGCAGCTCATAGCCATTGTCTGTTTTCAGACGCACCTCTTCCAGCACAGCATCCTGTCGGTTTTGCGTGGCCCGGTGCACTGCCCCGCTTATTTCAAAGTTAAGCTCTTCGCGCGCCATGTCAAACAGGTTCATGCCGCTTAGGCCAGGGGCAGGCTCCAGGTACTTGCCCGTACGCCCGTTCACGAACAGGATGTCGCCTTTGCTGTTGATGACCACCGCCGGCGGTGCATAATAGCGCAGCAGTACTTTTTGTACCAGCGTCGCAAAGGCACCACTTTCACGACGGGGAGTAGATGCGTTCATAAGACCTACGGGATGAACCGGCGCAGCCGGATGGCGAGTAAGAGAAAAGGGGAAATTGGCCAACCGGGTAAGGGAAGCTACCGACTCTGAGCGACGGGAGATTTTCCATTTGATATCCAGCGGAATAAACATATCCTGGAAGCCCGTCACGTTCTCGGAAGGCCCCAGAAACATCAGGCCGCCGGGGTTAAGCGCGTAGTGGAATATGGGCAGCAGGTTCCGTTGCAGATCACTGGAGAGATAAATGAGCAGGTTGCGGCAGCACAGTAAATCCAGCTTGGTAAAAGGGGCATCCTTGCTTAGGTTGTGCAAGGCAAACACCACCACATCGCGCACTTCTTTCCGGATCTGATAGCCGCCATCTACCTTATGAAAGAAGCGGCGCAGACGCTCCGGGCTCACGTCGGCGGCAATGTTCTCGGGGTAGAGGCCTAGCCGGGCGTAATCAATTCCTTCGGGGTTGATGTCGGTGGCGAAGATCTGAATTTTGAGATACTTGTGCGGGTCTACGTGCTCTAGGCACTCCAGCAGCAGCATGGCCAGCGAGTAGGCCTCTTCGCCGGTAGAAGAGCCCGGCGCCCACACCCGCACGGTACTGTCGGCGGGCTTCTTGATGAGCAGTGGAATCAAATGGGTGCGCAGGCCCTCAAAAGCCTCCTTGTCACGGAAGAACTTGGTTACCCCAATTAGCAGCTCTTTAAAGAGCATCTCTACCTCCTGCGGGTTTTCCTGAAGGTAGCGTACATAGTGCGTAAACTCCTTGATCTGATGAGAGTTCATACGCCGCTCAATGCGCCTGAAAAGCGTATTGCGCTTGTAGTAGGTAAAGTCGTGGCCGGTTTGCCCCCTGATGAGCATGAAGATCTTCTGGAGGGCGTGGGCGGGCTTGGTTTTAGACTCAGGGGTCAGCTCACGCGGGGGGCGCGTGAGCAAGGGGCGCTCTATGTACTCCAGCAGCTTACCAGGCATATCCTCTGGGGGTAGCACAAAGTCAACGAACTCAGTGGCAATAGCCGAACGCGGCATCGAGTCGAACAGAGCCGTGTCAGGCTGCTGCACCATAACCATCCCAAAGTTCTCCATCACCATTTTCAGGCCAATGGTCCCATCGGAGCCCAGCCCCGACAAGATGATGCAAATGGCGCGGTCCTGGGCATCTTTGGCCAAGCTTTGCAAGAAGAAATCAATGGGCAGGCGGCGCCCCTGCGGCTGGGTGGGGGCAAGTAACAGCAGCACACCGTGCAGCAGGCTCAAGTCGGAGTTAGGCGGAATCACGTACACGTGGTCGCGCTGCACCCGCTGGCCATCAGTGGCCTGCGTTACGGGCAGGGAGGTAAAGCCCTGCAATACTTCTACTAGCTCCCCCTGCTGAGGCCCCAAATGGGTAACCACCACAATGGCCGCGCCGGTACGGGAAGGCAAATGAGCAAAGAACAGCTCCAGGGCCTCTAAGGAGCCTGCTGAACCGCCAATACCAACAACAGGAAATTTATCGACCAGAGACTTCCGGAGAGCTACTGCAGGCTCTTCTATTAAGATAGGACCTGCTACAACGGGTACTTGCGCTGCTGATGTGGGTTGCTCTTCTTGCACAGGAAAAGGGGGGAATAAAAATCGGGGAGGGGGCGGCTGTCCTGGGTTGGGGCAAGACTACTAGCGGTAACAAGGATAACAGGAAACAGGCACTAAACCCGCTACAGAGGAGCTTGAGGCAGATTCAAGTTCTAATTTACTTTAAACAATTTGCGTTTTCCGGCCCGAGCCATTATTACCGGCCGGTAACTGCACCCAACTTTGGCCTGTTTGGTTCTATAGCCCGTATAGCCCGTATAGCCCTTACAGCCCGTATGCACCGAGCCGCAGTATCCGCATCGTATCGGCTGGCTTGCACACTTACTGTTTGCTCTTTCGATTTGCACTCTTCTGCTCTGTCTGTGAATCCCCCTCCCTATCTCATTGTAATTGGCACCTCCGCAGGGGGTATGCTGGCCCTCACGGAGCTGGTGAGGCAGCTACCTGCCTCTATTCCGGCGGCCGTGCTCGTGGTACAGCACCTGTCTCCTGAGTCATCGGGAGAGGCTCTAGTGAACCGGCTCAGCCGCAATAGCAAGCTGAAATGCCAGCTGGCCCTTAACCAGACATTTATTGAAGCAGGCAACCTGTACCTTGCTCCCCCCGACCGCCACTTGCTGCTGCGGGTAAACCGCCTGCTGGTGACCAAGGGCCCGCGGGAGAATGGCTTCCGGCCCGCCGCCGACACCCTATTCCGCTCAGCGGCCGTCAGCTTTGGCCCTAGCGTAATAGGCGTGGTGCTCACAGGCATGCTACATGATGGCACCGCCGGCCTCGATTTCATTAAGCGCTGCGGCGGCATTGCCGTGGTACAAGACCCGCTCGATGCTGAATTCCCAAGCATGCCCGAAAGTGCGCTGCGCAACGTAGATATAGATTATAATGCCCCTCTGGCCCGGCTTGGAGCG from Hymenobacter taeanensis encodes:
- a CDS encoding SMP-30/gluconolactonase/LRE family protein — translated: MLHFLPSRFIMQRALLLLAVSGSLLVSASSCSDDDDNDNSPTPPEAVAFTQANLYPEGVQYDAKNNRYLVSSQTSGTVGQVRDDGTYSAFAENTALVSSIGMNLDDSRNRLLVAVSDPGYNSQRTSAATQRKLARLAIFNRDNGQLLSTVDLGGLRPALNHFANDIAVDAQGNAYVTDSFSPIIYKVDAQGTATVFLENTQLAAPASMFGLNGIVFHPDGYLLVAKSDEGALFKVPISNPAGFTKVTVSQDLKGADGMLLQDNNTLQVVTNAQAKVYRLTTTNAWGAATVSGTFTTPPQYPTTLARREGSDSYVLYSNLNALQANQTPPVSVFTIARVRF
- a CDS encoding PAS domain-containing protein gives rise to the protein MEPAVETTHNDAFRFLADMIPQLVWFTDPTGFHTYFNQRWTDFTGYTLADSVGPDMWNNLLHPDDRMRAREVWGRSLATGEFYEIEYRFKSKNNDYRWFLGQAQPQRDEDGQITQWYGTCTDIHEQKMTELALRKREQELQQAYDDLEVKVTFRNLELEREVQQLRQQLASM
- a CDS encoding PAS domain S-box protein translates to MDSNLPSPEQDMPDASAAMRHLRDRAERTRLVAESMDEKTPEEVRRLVQELQIHQIELEMQYEELQRAQAESEAMRGQYVDLYDFAPVGYCTLTRRGEIRQLNLHLSHLLGLPRRSLLGRRFGLFINPEHRNQLGEFLDKVWHSGLRQTCALQMARHDGSPFYARLEGLAFQDALEEQFCRLVVIDITPQQEAAKALGASELRFRTLFEKSSDAVLLVENECYIDCNDAALRLIGAVDKRQVIGKKILDLSPDFQPGGRRSTELVQQHMQQAQRQGNHRFEWYQQRLNGEDMWLEIVLTVLEVDSSTVMHVIWRDVTERKRNEQRLIASEERLRLALASSGMGVWVWELTSDELYWDQRAQEIIGHPFDANPVPFSRLHNAIHPEDLPRATAVLQQAMQQHQPFDLEHRVIWPNGSIRHVTVSGQVLPGEPRRLTGLIRDVTVRRQEQEELNYKNRLLEHILGNTPVVLGRMTPRGEILELVGHGLRRMGMADNELAGQNILEVYPNAAKHVQKLLAGQNVGFITSVVFYGENLYYQNYGFFDEQKQQAVIFSLDVTASEQVKAQLRSEKEFTERLLDSSVDAIAALDQNGKVTAWNRTAALQTGVSPAQALGQCLWETPLGQPYAGLQELVAQVLAGEPVTRLAMKDMTPLGGYFDLYLVPLTRAEEHIGALLIMRDVTEREELLAETTRLKLRQQKAVLEAILTAQEEERRRIAEALHNGVGQLLYAIKLHLEHTAELPRSSPSFGLLDEAIRTTRSISFELTPGVLEDFGLETAVKELVKRIPRPPIRLQSHIPRDLPRTLQIAVYRIVQELLNNVMKHAQAGEVFIYLEKEDDHLHLSVEDDGVGFDNQRLSKITGIGLSSIRSRVELLNGQFSLESRPGHGTIVNIQLPVA
- a CDS encoding CheR family methyltransferase; protein product: MPSRTGAAIVVVTHLGPQQGELVEVLQGFTSLPVTQATDGQRVQRDHVYVIPPNSDLSLLHGVLLLLAPTQPQGRRLPIDFFLQSLAKDAQDRAICIILSGLGSDGTIGLKMVMENFGMVMVQQPDTALFDSMPRSAIATEFVDFVLPPEDMPGKLLEYIERPLLTRPPRELTPESKTKPAHALQKIFMLIRGQTGHDFTYYKRNTLFRRIERRMNSHQIKEFTHYVRYLQENPQEVEMLFKELLIGVTKFFRDKEAFEGLRTHLIPLLIKKPADSTVRVWAPGSSTGEEAYSLAMLLLECLEHVDPHKYLKIQIFATDINPEGIDYARLGLYPENIAADVSPERLRRFFHKVDGGYQIRKEVRDVVVFALHNLSKDAPFTKLDLLCCRNLLIYLSSDLQRNLLPIFHYALNPGGLMFLGPSENVTGFQDMFIPLDIKWKISRRSESVASLTRLANFPFSLTRHPAAPVHPVGLMNASTPRRESGAFATLVQKVLLRYYAPPAVVINSKGDILFVNGRTGKYLEPAPGLSGMNLFDMAREELNFEISGAVHRATQNRQDAVLEEVRLKTDNGYELLRLTVKYLSEPDTLAGLLMVVFEDLPSPKRNRGRKKLDLQEPDGRDAVVVALEKELKYTKFRLQTTIEEMESSVEELKSTNEELQSANEELQSTNEEAMTNKEEMQSLNEELMTLNMQYLSKTDELSQAANDMKNLLDSTELAIIFLDNEMVIKRFTPSVGRIINLLPTDVGRPIMHFANNLKHSALAEDVQLVLNRLLTLESNIQSNNGEWYVMRILPYRTLDNYISGAVITFTEVTSLKRLEQQLQESARFAESIIETVREPLLALDRDLRVLTVSRAFATQFQLNAEAVKGESLNTLSGGAWSQPDLHRRLLKLINSEAREFDNLELQADFPEVGHRHLRLYGRRISSQGNKTDRILLSIEIL
- a CDS encoding chemotaxis protein CheB produces the protein MNPPPYLIVIGTSAGGMLALTELVRQLPASIPAAVLVVQHLSPESSGEALVNRLSRNSKLKCQLALNQTFIEAGNLYLAPPDRHLLLRVNRLLVTKGPRENGFRPAADTLFRSAAVSFGPSVIGVVLTGMLHDGTAGLDFIKRCGGIAVVQDPLDAEFPSMPESALRNVDIDYNAPLARLGALLVELTHHPVPPQSTANIPKDLQTEAAIAERVVGTTEEVQEIGHQVPMTCPDCGGALWQLNKGNVLRFRCHTGHAFTADALLDAEQHSLEETLWVAIRMMEERKILLTSMASRGSGFWSVQQEERVEGLKQHINRLREFLLNGSVAGTAPKTNTDRTEETA